The Pseudomonas graminis region CAGATCGACGGTAGCGGGCGGCAATCATCGGCGGGTGGGTTGGCCGGCTTGAAAACCGTCAACGACCCCAAAGGCCGAAACGTGATGGCGACGCTGCTGGAAGGTCACACGCCAACGGCGGCACGGGTCGACCAGCGCATGCCTGACTTCGCCCGCAGCTACAGCGACGCTGAACTGGCGGCCGTGAGCACCTTCGTGCTGCGTCGGTTCGGTCAGAGCGACGGCGAGGTCAAAGCCGAAGACGTCGCGAAGAACCGCGCCAGCGCGTTGCATTGATGGAGGGGTGGCGCCGCTGATTCTCCTCTGAGTCAGCCGCGCTGCCAGGCCATTCGGCGGTTCAGGGCTTCGGCACCTGCGCCGCCACCGCCGCCTTGTCGATCACCGACTCGACGTTGACGATACGCCCCGCCTCAAACGTGTAGAACACGTTCTCCGTAAACCTTACCCTCCTCCCGTTCACCGGCACATCGAACAGCTCGCCCACCGGCGTGCAGTCGAACATAAGCCGCGCGGCAATGTACGGTGGTTCTGCGATCAGCCGATCAATAACGAACCGCAGGTCGGGAATGGCGCGGAAATCCTGCTCCAGCATTTGCCGATAGCCGGCCAGCCCAACGCGTTCGCCGTTGTAATACACGTCCTCGCCCACGAAGTCGCCCAACGAAGGCCAGTCCTGGCGATTGAGGCAGGCGATATAGCCGGTGTAGAGGTCTTTGAGTGTCAGGTGGTCCATGGTGTCACCCGGTGTGGAAGGGCGTTATTCGAACGCCGTCGTGGTTTTCATCTGCGCGAACAGTTCAACCAGCCAGTCGATGAACACCCTGACCCGATGGTTGAGGTAGCGGTTGGGTGCGTAAACCACATTGAACGGATAGCCCTCGGGGCGCCAGTCTTCCAGCACCGGCACCAGCGCACCCGTGCGCAAATGCTCGGCGACGGTGTAGTGGAACGTGTGGATGATTCCCAGCCCTGCCAGCCCAGCTGCCACGTGGGCATTGCTCTCGTTGACGTCGAATATCCCGCCACCGGAAATGTCCAGTCGTTGGTCACCCTTGCCGAATCGCGCCGGGAGGATGCGCCCGGTGCGCGCGGACAGGTAATTGACCACGGGGAAATCGTTGATCAGTTGCCGAGGATGGGTCGGTGTGCCAAAGCGCTGAAGATACGCCGGGGACGCGCAGGTGGCCCAGCGCGCCTGACCGAGTGAGCGCGCGGCCAGTGAGAGGTCGCCCAGTTCACCGCCGCGAATGCTGCAATCGACGTTATCGGTGATCAGGTCAATGGGCCGGTCGGCCACGCTGACTTCAATCTTGATGTCGGGGTAGCGGGCGTAGAACAGCGGGAGTGCGGGGATGATCAGCTCGGTGGCCACCGATGATCCGATGTCGACTTTCAAACGGCCTCGAGGACTGAGTTGGGCTGAGCGGAAACTGCCGTCGACTTCTTCCAGATCCCGGAGCAGCCGGGCCGTCTGCTCGTAATAGGCCGCCCCCTCAGCGGTGACCGCAACATTGCGCGTGGTGCGCTGCAGCAGCTGGACGTTCAAATATGCCTCCAGCTCGCGCACCAGTTTGCTGACCGTGGTGGTGGGCATGGCCAGGGAGTCTGCCGCTTTGGTGAATGAGCCGACTTCCACCACACGGGCGAATGAGCGAATGGCGAGCAATTGATCCAAGGGGCCTCTCCGAAACAGGTGTGCTGCAACTGGGTTTGTGCACGTGTATGCACAATGTAGGTGGTAAATCGCTATTTTTCAGCAAATTCCCTGGGCCTAGAGTGGCTTCACCGGCCCGATCGGGCCCACTCACTGAACCGGAGCACTGGAAATGACTGACAAACTTGCAGGCAAAATCGCACTGATCACCGGCGCCACCAGCGGCATCGGCCTGGCTTCCGCCAAGGCATTCGCCGCACAGGGCGCCACGGTATTCGTTACCGGGCGCCGTCAGGCCGAACTCGATGCAGCGGTGGCGGCAATCGGCAGCGCGGCGACCGGCATTCAGGGCGACATTGCCAAGGCCGAGGACCTGGAGCGGATCTACGCGCAGATCAAACGACAGGCCGGCCACCTCGATATTCTTTTCGCTAACGCCGGCGGCGGCGACATGATGCCGCTGGACGCCATCACCGAGGAGCACTTTGACCGGATCTTCGGCATCAACGTCAGGGGCACGCTGTTCACCGTGCAGAAAGCACTGCCCCTGCTCAAGGACGGCAGCTCGATC contains the following coding sequences:
- a CDS encoding ester cyclase, producing the protein MDHLTLKDLYTGYIACLNRQDWPSLGDFVGEDVYYNGERVGLAGYRQMLEQDFRAIPDLRFVIDRLIAEPPYIAARLMFDCTPVGELFDVPVNGRRVRFTENVFYTFEAGRIVNVESVIDKAAVAAQVPKP
- a CDS encoding LysR family transcriptional regulator — its product is MDQLLAIRSFARVVEVGSFTKAADSLAMPTTTVSKLVRELEAYLNVQLLQRTTRNVAVTAEGAAYYEQTARLLRDLEEVDGSFRSAQLSPRGRLKVDIGSSVATELIIPALPLFYARYPDIKIEVSVADRPIDLITDNVDCSIRGGELGDLSLAARSLGQARWATCASPAYLQRFGTPTHPRQLINDFPVVNYLSARTGRILPARFGKGDQRLDISGGGIFDVNESNAHVAAGLAGLGIIHTFHYTVAEHLRTGALVPVLEDWRPEGYPFNVVYAPNRYLNHRVRVFIDWLVELFAQMKTTTAFE
- a CDS encoding SDR family NAD(P)-dependent oxidoreductase produces the protein MTDKLAGKIALITGATSGIGLASAKAFAAQGATVFVTGRRQAELDAAVAAIGSAATGIQGDIAKAEDLERIYAQIKRQAGHLDILFANAGGGDMMPLDAITEEHFDRIFGINVRGTLFTVQKALPLLKDGSSIILTGSTTSVQGTANFSVYSASKAAVRNFARSWLLDLQPRNIRVNVISPGPVRTAGLGDLVPADQTQGLLDHLASLVPIKRLGEPEEIAKVAVFLGSDDSTFINGIELFVDGGIAQI